The genome window AATGGCAACAGGGCTCGAGCGTGACATAAAGATCGGCGCCGCGCGCCGCGACAGCCGCCTCTTCCAACGCTATGACTTCGGCGTGTGGCTCGCCTGCGCGCGCATGATAGCCCTCTCCGACGATTCGGTCATGTTGTACGACGACTGCGCCGACCATCGGGTTGGGGCTGGTGCGGCCGCGTCCTTTGACTGCAAGAGCCATGGCGCGTTGCATGAAGCGTACATCGTTAGGCGTGAACATCCGACCTCACAGCAGGAACGCGGACTTTCTGAGGAAATATGTGTAGTTACCGTAACACCGGGTGATACGGGGTGTCAAGCTGAAAACAGATCGGACGGCGGGTCAGGAGCTTGCGAATAGGGCGTCCGTAAAGGTTTCCGGGGCGAACGGCTGTAGATCATCAACACCCTCGCCCAGACCGACGTACGTAATTGGAAGCTTTAACTGATCGGCGATGGCGACCACAACGCCCCCTTTAGCGGTACCGTCCAGCTTGGTCAAGATCAGACTCGTGAGTCCCACGGCCTCGTGAAACGTCTTGGCCTGGACCAGCGCGTTCAGGCCGGAGGTGGCATCGAGAACCATGATCCGTTCGTGAGGCGCATCCGGCATCTGTCGTGAGACGACTCGCTGGATCTTCTTTAACTCTTCCATCAGGTTCCGTTTGGTGTGGAGGCGGCCGGCCGTATCGATCAGCAGGTGGCTTGCGCCGCGTGAGCAGGCGGCCTGCACCGCATCAAATACGACGGCAGAGGGGTCGGCCCCGGCCTGGTGGCTGATGACGTCGGCGCCCACGCGTCGACCCCACAGCCCCAACTGTTCAATGGCGGCCGCTCGAAAGGTGTCAGCGGCCGCTAACACGACGCGCCCACCCTCGTTCGTGAGCCGATTGGCGAACTTGCCGATCGTCGTGGTCTTCCCGGACCCGTTGATGCCGAGGAAGAGGAAGACCTGCGGCCGGGTCGGATGGGCCACAGATGAAGGGGGCGGGGCGACCTTGCTGAGAATCTCAAGGATACCATGCTTGAGGGCGTCTTCAACCTGATTCAGGTCGCCGAGATCACGCCGGCCGAGGCGTTGTTGGAGTGGAGCCGTCAGTTGCTGCGCCAGCGCCGGGCCGAAATCTGCGGCGATGAGCGCTTCTTCGAGCGCGTCCAGATCGGCGGCACTTGGGGCATTCGCGCCGAACAGCCGCCCGATGTGCCCCGCTAACCCCTGGCGGGTTCTGGCGAGACCGGCTACGAACCGCCCGAAAAGGCCTTGACGTGGTGAGTCGTTGGTAGGCATGCAGACCTTTCTGTCCGCGATCCTGTCAGGCGGTTCGGCTCATGCGGAGAGAGAGGAGCTTCGAGACGCCGTGCTCCTCCATAGTGACGCCGTACAGGAGGTCGGCGGCAGCCATTGTCCGTTTGTTGTGTGTGATAAGGAGGAACTGGGCGCTTGTCGCCATATCCCTCAACAGCGAGGCGAATCGTTCGGCATTGGCGTCGTCGAGGGGGGCATCGACCTCGTCCAGCAGGCAGAATGGGCTGGGACGAGTGTGGAACAGCGCGAACAGGAGCGCCAGAGCGGCGAGCGCCTTTTCGCCGCCTGACAGCAGATTCAGGGCGGCTCGTTTGCCGGGGATCCGCACTGTCATCTCTACCCCAGGCTCATCCTCGCCGTCTTGCGGTTCGGCCAGACTGAGAGACGCCTGACCGCTGGGGATGAGGCAACTCCAGAGTCGGTTCAGGTGGCCGGACACCGTCTCGAGGGTTTCACTGAATCGCTGCTGAATCGTATGATTGATCTCAGAAATGGCGGTACGGAGCGACTGTGCAGATGATGAGAGATCGTCGGCCTGACCCGAGAGAAAGCGGTGGCGCTCAGCCAGCTCCTGATATTCCTCGAGGGCGGCCATGTTGACCGCCCCGAGTTCCGCAATTCTGGCGGTGAGATCTGCCAATTCATCGTTGGCCGCGTCGATTCCAAGGCCGCTGTTGGTGAGTCGCAGGACAACGGCCTCCAATTCAGGAGGACCCTCTTCTCTCAACGCCTCATCGAGGAGCAGGATCATATTGCGTAGTTCGGCGAGCCGGATCGCCGCGTCGCTTGAGGCTTGTTGTGTTTCGACCAGCGTGTGCTTCAACGTACGAAGCCGTTCGTCGCCGGCCTGGCGGGTTTCACTCAGCTCTCGGCGTCTTTCATCTTCCGCGATGACGAGTTGCTGCGCCGATTGCTCCGCCGCAATCAGCGACGTCAGATGCCCTTGAAGTTGTACGACGGCGGCCTCCATCTCTGCTTCGCGAACCTGCAGGTCGGCGACCTCAGCCGCAAGCGACTCCAACTCACCCCTCACCTGGCCGAGTTCTTCGATCGCTCTGGCCAGAACGCTGGCAAGAAGCTCCCGCTGGCCTTGGAGCGCAGTAAGCCGGACGCGATGTTCTCCCACCTCCCGAATGAGACGATCTCGCTCCTGCTGCTGAGCGGCCGCTTCGGCTTCCAGCTTCATGGTTTCACGCTGAGCGGCCTGCTCTCGATCCTCAAGCTCCGAGAGCGAGTTCTCCAGCGCCCTGATCTCGTCTGCAAGCACGCGAAGATCCGCCTCATGGCTCCCGGCTTCGTAGGTCAACACCTCAATCTGCTGCAAAAAGCGCCGACGCTCCGCACCCGTATGGGAAGAGGCCGTCTCCGCCTTGAGACGTTCGATCTCCAGTTCGTGGAGGCGCCGGTTCAGCAGCTCGAACGATTCCGCCAAATGGACCGATCGGCGGCAGGATGCCTCCCATGAGGCTTCGACCACCTGCAGGTTGTCGTGCAGTTCCCGGGTACGATCTCGAAGCCTGGCGATTTCCCGCCGTCGCGGCAGGATATCGGAACCCCCTCCAGGGCCGCCCGCAATGATTCCCTTGCTGGTCACCAGTTCGCCGGTGAGTGTCGCAATTGCAAACGGGGAGGGGAGAACTGCGCTGAGCGCGAACGCATCCGACAACTCCCTGACGATGATCCCATCAACGAGGAGGGTTTCCACCAGCGGCCGATGATCGTCGGCGCAGCGGATCAGATCAAGCGCAAGCCCCTCGACTGAGGCGCCTGAGGAAGGAAGGATCTCGCGCAGCCGGGAGGTTGCCGCTCCGTTCTGAGAGCTGACCGCTGACCGCTGATCGCTGCTCGCTTCCGAGTGAAGGAGGAAGGTGGCGCGGCCCTGTCCTCGCTCAACGAGCAGTCGAATGGCCTCTTGGACGTCCTCGGTCCGCCGCATCAGCAGCCCTTGCAAGGCCTCGCCGAGCAAGGTTTCGATTGCGCGCTCGTAGCGCGCCGGCACATCGAGTATATCGACCAGCGAGCCCTGCAGCCCCTCGACACTCGTCCCGTCCTGGACCTGTTGGGTGAGAAGGTACCGATGGCCGTCGATGAATCCTTCAAAGCTCTGGCTCAGCTCGATGAGCGACGCCAGACGACTACGGAGCTTGGCCGACTCATCCCGAAGCGCTTCCAGTTGAGGCTTCATGGTTTCCCGCGCAGTCTCTTCCTCCGCTGTCTGTTGCGCAAGGGTCTTGCGTTCTGCTTGCAGGAGTTCCAACCGTTCCATCGCCTGTTCGAGAACGACGCGCTGCGCCTCTTCCACCGGGGCGAGGTCGCGGTCCTGCTGCTCGATCCGAACCTTGCGCTCGATCGCCAGATCGCGCTGCGTGCCGTACAGGCGCGCCCGCTCTCGGAGGCTGGTCAGGTGGTTGCGACGGTCTGCGAGGGCTGCCGCGTCCTGCACGAGACGTCGCCGCGTCGCCTCGATCTCTCGCGTCGCTGTCGCGATCGTCTCTTCCAGCGCCTGCAGTTCCGAGGACCTCAGATCAAGCTGCGTGCGGCCGGCATCAAGCTCGCCGGTCAGAAGCTGCTCCCGCTCTTTCGCCTCCGCCTCCTGCTGTGTCAAGGTCGTATGCCGGCTCTCCAGGTGCGTTGAGCGGTCTCGCCGCTCCTGTTTCCGACGCGCCGACTCGTTCAACATCTGTCGGACGTGGTTCAGCTCGGCTTCGTTGCGGGACAGCGCGCCCCTCAGTTCGTGCAGTCGTTCCTGCGCGGCCGCTCTCGTCTGCTCCTGCTCCAGCTCGCGGATCCGCATGGCCTCCTGTTCAGCCTCTACAGCAACGACCGCGGCTTGCGCCGAGTCCACCGCGTGCTGTGCAGCCAGGGCCGAATCCTGGAGCAGAACGAGCTGTTGCCGCAATTGCTGCAACTCGGAAAACTTGACAAAGCCCCGCAGCTCACATGCCCGGTCCTGATAGGCGCGATAGCGCTCCGCCTTGTTCGCTTGTCGTTTCAGGGAGTTCTTCTGGCGCTCCACCTCTCGGATGATATCGCTCACCCGGAGGAGATTCTGCTCCGCCGCCTCCAATTTGGCGAGCGCAGCGCGCTTGCGGACCTTGTAGGTCATAATGCCGGCCGCTTCCTCAATCAGGAGTCGACGCTCGACCGGCTTCGCGCCGACGATACTGCCGATGCTGCCTTGCTCGATCAAGGCATACGGTTCGCCCCCGAGCCCGGTATCCAAGAACAGATCGGTAATATCGCGGAGCCGGCAGGGCACGTGGTTCAGGAGGTACTCGCTTTCACCGGAGCGGTACAAACGGCGGGTTACGGTAACCTCGTGGAATTCCGTCGGGATATTGCCATAGTTATCGGTGAAGATCAGCGAGACCTCTGCCATACCAAGCGGCTTCCGGATGCTGTTCCCGGCAAAGATCAGGTCGTCCATGCGATCCCCGCGCAGCAGCTTCGCGCTCTGCTCGCCGAGGGCCCATCGGATCGCATCGGAAAGGTTGCTCTTACCGCAGCCGTTCGGACCGACAATTGCGGTCACGCCCGGCTCGAAGGTCACCTCGACCTTTTCCGCGAACGACTTGAAGCCGAATGCGGTTAATCGCGAAAGCCGCATCGTCTGCTCCCACCATCACCCGGGATCATCACCCGATTATCATGATCCACGCCGACACCTCTTCAATCCAACGCTAAAGGAGATAAGATGGTCGACAACTTACCAGATCCAGTGTATCGCTGTCAAGGAAAATACAAGAATCAGTAGTAAGACGGGTTATCGCTACTAGATGTTGTAGTTGATGTGTCTCGTAGCGATGTGAGGGCGTCTTGAGCCGCCGCCCGCTCAGCCTCTTGCCTGCTTCGCCCTGTTCCCTGCGCAATCGCTGACCGCCCGACGATGACCTCAACCTCGAACGTCGGAGCGTGAGCCGCGCCCTGCCGAGAAATCAGACGATAACGGGGGGTGGAATGGAAGAGCGACTGGGCGAGTTGCTGTAGAGCGGTTTTTGGGTCGAGGATCGAGCTTTCCCCCTCAAGGGTTTTCTGGCAAGTGTCCCGCGCCAAATCGCGGATCGCGTCGGCGCCCCCGTCCAGGTAGATTGCGCCGATTACCGCCTCAAAACTACTTGAGAGGACTCTAATCTTTTGCCTCCCGCCCGTTGACTCTTCGCCATTGCTCAATACAAGCAACGGCGCGAGGCCGTGGAACTGCGCCATCTCAGCGAGCGCAGTAGCGTTCACGAGTCGGGCCCGCCGCCGGGTCAACTCGCCCTCAGAGGCCGACGGAAGCAGAGAGATGAGCGCGTCGCTCACGTACAGGCTCCAGACCGCGTCCCCCAGAAACTCAAGCCGCTGGTATCGCAGACGGACGTCTCCCTGCGAGGGATCAGTCGAGGAGGGGTGAGTGAGAGCCGCCTGAAGGAGCGCCGGATCTCGAAACCGATGACCGCAGAGGAGGGGAGGAGGGGACGGTACGGCCGTCGGCGAAGATGTCATCATGGGCTACGGATAACATACTTGTATCGTCCCGTCAACACCGCGTCGCGAATCGATAGGGAACGTCGCGCGCGGCGGTTCCGTGGCAGGCTGGAGAAATGAGCGAGCGGGGGTGATATTCATAAGCCCCGCACAGACAAGGCCATTCCTGCCCTGGCGCGGCGTCAATTACGTTGTGAAACCGCCCACTACGATAGAGAGGCGATGCGCCTCATTATGAGAACTTATACGCCAAAAGGCGTATTGACGCCGCCCACCCTATAGAGTAAGTGTACACAACAGGAGCGGGGGATGGAACGGCTGACGCCACAACAGCTCAAGGTTCTCCTCGAATTCGTACGGGGCTTTTACGCCTGCCACGATCGAGATGCGTACATCAGCTACCTACTCTACGGGATCTCGACGCTTATCCCCGCGGAGTTGACGGCAATTATCGACATCAATAATCATGGACGGATCGTCGAAATCAGGATGAAGCCGTCTGCGGCTACATATCCGAATTTTCCTCAGCATTTTGAACACTACCTTCCGCAGCACCCTCATCTCATCTACTACCAACAAACCGGCGACGCAAGCGCGGTAACATTATCCGACCTGCTCACTCAACGCCAGTTCCACGCACTGGAAGTCTATCGCGAACTGTATAGACCGATGCGGGTGGAGTACGTGATGAATATGGTCCTTTCCGGTCATCGACCCGGCTTGATCGTAATTGCGTTGCATCGCAGCCGTCGCGACTTCTCGGAGCAGGACCGACTTGTGCTGAACCTTCTCCGCTCGCACCTGGTTCAGGCCTATGCAAACGCCGAGGCGGTCAGGGTGATGCGACAGGAGATTGGGCTCCTGGGCCAAGCCATAGAGGCGAGAGGCCAGGGGATGGTATTCCTCACCAAAGACGGTCGTGTCCAACTTATCGCCGGAGGCGCCAGACAGTGGTTGATGGAGTATTTCGGGCGTCCGTCACAACGCGCGGATGGCCTGCCGGCGGCGGTCAGATCGTGGCTGAGACACCAGGAGGCATCCTTAGAAGTCGCCGATGAAGCCCTGCTGCCCCGTAAACCGCTCATCGTCAAACGGGCGGCGAGAAACCTGATCGTCCGGCATCTGTGCGAGGCTGATCGATGCGTCCTGCTCATGGAAGAGGTGTGTCAGAGCCGGCAGCCGCTGTCGCGCGAGCTGTTAGGTCTCACCAGGCGCGAGGCCGATGTGCTCTTGTGGGTCGCGCAGGGCAAGACCAATGCAGAGATTGGCGAGATTCTGAGCCTGAGTTCACGAACGGTACAAAAGCATCTGGAGCACATCTTCAAGAAGTTTGGGGTCGAGACGCGCATCGCCGCGGCGCAGATCCTCGCCACGGGCGCCCCCCCTAAGCGGTGACCGATTCCGCGCTATCTGTCCTACCCTGTATTCCCACACTCCTATCGTCGTAATCTCTACGTGTACGAGAGAGAAGAGTAGACGCCTACGGTTATCCGTGGTGCCGCGCAGCGGAGATGCTGTGTTATCATCGACTGCGGCGTCCAGGGAAGCGCCACACTTTCTTCATAAGCTTTTATGTGGTACATTACGTGCCTTTAAGGATGATCTGCGTGGAAATACCAAGGAAAGTAATGGAAAGTATCTGCGCGTAGCGGCGAGTGGGTTTATCACCGCCGGCTTAAAGGCGCCCGGCAGACCGACCTGCTGCACAAAGGGGTGTGGGATGGAACGGCTGACGCAACAGGAGCTTCAGGCGCTACTCGAATTTGTGCGCGACTGTTACGCCTGGCGCAATCGGGAGGCGTTCGTAACCCACCTGCTCAAAACGCTCCCAACGCTCGTTCCTGCCGATATTATCTCCTGTACCGAGCTCAGTCTCTCAGAGCGGCAGGGTCGCCTCCGGCTGATTGAGCCCGTTGACGCCGCCACCTGTGAGGACCCGCGCATCTTTGAGGCGCATGCCGGCGAGCAGCCGCTGGTCGCCTTCTATCTGAGGAGCGGTAATGGCGGCGCGTACAAGAACTCAGACTTTTTCACGCGGCGTCAGTTTCACCGAACAGCCCTCTACAATGAGTTTTACCGACGGGTCGGGATGGAGCATACGGCGGCGATCCATCTTGGACCGTCTCCCCTAATTATCGGTGTCACGGTGCACCGGGCGCTTACGGACTTCTCCGAGTGCGGCCGGCTCCTGCTGAACCTGCTGCGCCCGCATCTCGTTCAGGCCTATGCGAACGCCGAAGCGGTCACGCGGATACAGCAAGACGCCGCGCTCCTGCGGCGGGTTGTGACCGCACAGGCGCAGGAGATCGTCATCCTTACGCCGGATGGTCGGGTTCGAGTGATGACCCAGCAGGCGCGAACATGGCTGAGCAGATATTTCAGCGAACCGGCACGATCGGCGGTTTATCTACCCGACACGGTTGAGCGCTGGAGACGACGACAGGACGCTCTCCTGACTGGAACGAGCGACGCGCCGGCATTGAGGATACCCATGGTGGTGGAACGAGACAGTGCCCAGCTTACGATACGGCACCTCTGCGGGGCGGATCAATGCCTTTTGCACCTGGAAGAGCGGCACACGGCTGCGGTGCCGGCCCCCTTCGGACCGTCAGGGCTCACCAGGCGCGAAAGCCAGGTGCTGCGCTGGGTGGCGCAAGGCAAGACGAATGCCGAGGTTGGAGCGATTCTCGGTCTGAGTTCACGGACTGTGCAAGCCCACCTGCGGCGGATCTTCGAAAAGCTTGGGGTCGAGACACGCATTGCTGCTGTCATCGTGGCGCTGGGATGGCACTCGGGTGAGTAGTCGCGCTGCCTTACTCGTCGTGAGCCCGCCGGTGATGCTTACCGGCGGTCTTCCTGTCGCTCATGCGCTGGAGTTGCCGGAGTCGACGCCGACAGACGATCCGGTCGCCCTGTCTGAGGTCACGGTCCGGGAGCGCCGCGATCTCGGCTACCAGACGTCGGTCGCTGCGGCGGCGTATCGCTGGCAGATCGGACGCTCGCGGCTGATCGCCCGTCTCAACCTCTACAACCTGCTCGACCAACGGTACTTCGAGTCGAGCAATATCACCGATCCTTTCACGCGCATCCCTCGCCTGGGCATCGTTCCCGGGGCCCCGTTAACCGTCCTGGGATCGATTCAGGTCGCGTATTGAGACCGCGAAGACCCGCCTCTTCACCGTAAGCATGACCCTGCCATCCGCAGATCGTGTTCGCGTCGAGGGGATCCCGCGCCAAGACCTTCAAACAGCTTGACATTCGATCCCCCCCTCTCTTAATATGAAGACGCTTCTACTATTGCCCTTGCCGGAGAGCCCGGCGAGGGCTTTACTTCATGAGGTCCGGCAGGAGGGCGTATGGCATCGGATAAGATCGTTCAGATCACAGATCACGATTTTGACAAGCAGGTCATTCAGGGGAAGGGCCTGATTCTGGTCGATTTTTGGGCTGAATGGTGCGGTCCGTGTCGGATGGTGGCTCCTATCCTCGACGAGCTGGCAGAGGAGTATGGGGAGCAGGTGACCATCGCAAAGCTGAATGTGGATGAGAACCGAGAGAGTGCGGCTCGATTCGGCATCCGGAGCATTCCGACTATTCTCGTCTTCAAGGATGGGGCGCAGGTAGAGCAGATCGTCGGCGCATTGCCAAAGTCGGCCCTTAAGGCGAAGGTTCAACAGCATCTGTAACCTACCGCTTACCAGAAACCCGCTCCCCCCGCGCACGAATACCATCGCCTTCCGTCCGGGTGCGTCGTTGACCGGTTGTTCTCGCGTATGGCAGGGTGAGCCCTGTTTTTTAGCCTTCAAGGAACCCACACATGGCGGAGATGTTGCGTCCATCGTTCGATGAGTTTTCGCGGATGGCCGAGGACGGCAATCTGATTCCCGTCTACCGTGAGATCCTGGCCGATATGGAGACGCCGGTGTCGGCCTTTCGCAAGATCGATCGCGGCGACCATGCCTTTCTGCTCGAAAGCGTTGAAGGCGGAGAAAAGTGGGGCCGCTATAGCTTTCTTGGCAGCAACCCCGCTGTGATCTTTCGCGCCAAGGGGGCGACGGTTGAGCTCATGACCGCGGATGGGACCCGATCCCATACGGTTGAAAAAGATCTCCTGGAGCCGTTGAAGGCGGTCCTTGAGCAGTATCGGCCGGTGGCGACCGATGATCTCCCGCGGTTCTACGGGGGAATGGTAGGATTCCTGGCCTACGACGTCGTTCGACAGTTTGAACGGCTGCCGGCGATGACGAAGGATGATCTCGATCTGCCTGATGCCGTCTTTCTGCTGCCCGATACCCTGCTGATCTTCGATAACGTCTCTCATCGGATCAAGGTTGTAGCGAATGCCTTTGTTCCGGAGGCGGATCCGCGGCGACTGCGAGAGGTCTATGATGACGCCGCCAGGAAGATCGACGAGGTCATTCAGGCGCTGCGGCGTCCGCTCCATATGGACCACCGGCCCCATGGAGACGGGGAGGATCTGCAACTGTGCTCCACCATGAGTCGTCCCGACTTCATCCGGGCCGTAGAGCGGACACAGGAATATGTGCGTGCCGGAGACATTGTCCAGGCGGTGATCTCTCAGCGTCTGTCGGTCAAGACCTCGGCCGATCCTTTCGATATTTACCGGGCCCTTCGGACCATCAACCCTTCGCCGTATATGTATTATCTGCGACTGGGCGACGTCCGTGTGGTCGG of Candidatus Methylomirabilis lanthanidiphila contains these proteins:
- a CDS encoding cell division protein FtsY, whose amino-acid sequence is MPTNDSPRQGLFGRFVAGLARTRQGLAGHIGRLFGANAPSAADLDALEEALIAADFGPALAQQLTAPLQQRLGRRDLGDLNQVEDALKHGILEILSKVAPPPSSVAHPTRPQVFLFLGINGSGKTTTIGKFANRLTNEGGRVVLAAADTFRAAAIEQLGLWGRRVGADVISHQAGADPSAVVFDAVQAACSRGASHLLIDTAGRLHTKRNLMEELKKIQRVVSRQMPDAPHERIMVLDATSGLNALVQAKTFHEAVGLTSLILTKLDGTAKGGVVVAIADQLKLPITYVGLGEGVDDLQPFAPETFTDALFASS
- a CDS encoding Chromosome partition protein smc; translated protein: MRLSRLTAFGFKSFAEKVEVTFEPGVTAIVGPNGCGKSNLSDAIRWALGEQSAKLLRGDRMDDLIFAGNSIRKPLGMAEVSLIFTDNYGNIPTEFHEVTVTRRLYRSGESEYLLNHVPCRLRDITDLFLDTGLGGEPYALIEQGSIGSIVGAKPVERRLLIEEAAGIMTYKVRKRAALAKLEAAEQNLLRVSDIIREVERQKNSLKRQANKAERYRAYQDRACELRGFVKFSELQQLRQQLVLLQDSALAAQHAVDSAQAAVVAVEAEQEAMRIRELEQEQTRAAAQERLHELRGALSRNEAELNHVRQMLNESARRKQERRDRSTHLESRHTTLTQQEAEAKEREQLLTGELDAGRTQLDLRSSELQALEETIATATREIEATRRRLVQDAAALADRRNHLTSLRERARLYGTQRDLAIERKVRIEQQDRDLAPVEEAQRVVLEQAMERLELLQAERKTLAQQTAEEETARETMKPQLEALRDESAKLRSRLASLIELSQSFEGFIDGHRYLLTQQVQDGTSVEGLQGSLVDILDVPARYERAIETLLGEALQGLLMRRTEDVQEAIRLLVERGQGRATFLLHSEASSDQRSAVSSQNGAATSRLREILPSSGASVEGLALDLIRCADDHRPLVETLLVDGIIVRELSDAFALSAVLPSPFAIATLTGELVTSKGIIAGGPGGGSDILPRRREIARLRDRTRELHDNLQVVEASWEASCRRSVHLAESFELLNRRLHELEIERLKAETASSHTGAERRRFLQQIEVLTYEAGSHEADLRVLADEIRALENSLSELEDREQAAQRETMKLEAEAAAQQQERDRLIREVGEHRVRLTALQGQRELLASVLARAIEELGQVRGELESLAAEVADLQVREAEMEAAVVQLQGHLTSLIAAEQSAQQLVIAEDERRRELSETRQAGDERLRTLKHTLVETQQASSDAAIRLAELRNMILLLDEALREEGPPELEAVVLRLTNSGLGIDAANDELADLTARIAELGAVNMAALEEYQELAERHRFLSGQADDLSSSAQSLRTAISEINHTIQQRFSETLETVSGHLNRLWSCLIPSGQASLSLAEPQDGEDEPGVEMTVRIPGKRAALNLLSGGEKALAALALLFALFHTRPSPFCLLDEVDAPLDDANAERFASLLRDMATSAQFLLITHNKRTMAAADLLYGVTMEEHGVSKLLSLRMSRTA
- a CDS encoding ribonuclease III, with the protein product MMTSSPTAVPSPPPLLCGHRFRDPALLQAALTHPSSTDPSQGDVRLRYQRLEFLGDAVWSLYVSDALISLLPSASEGELTRRRARLVNATALAEMAQFHGLAPLLVLSNGEESTGGRQKIRVLSSSFEAVIGAIYLDGGADAIRDLARDTCQKTLEGESSILDPKTALQQLAQSLFHSTPRYRLISRQGAAHAPTFEVEVIVGRSAIAQGTGRSRQEAERAAAQDALTSLRDTSTTTSSSDNPSYY
- a CDS encoding LuxR family two component transcriptional regulator translates to MERLTPQQLKVLLEFVRGFYACHDRDAYISYLLYGISTLIPAELTAIIDINNHGRIVEIRMKPSAATYPNFPQHFEHYLPQHPHLIYYQQTGDASAVTLSDLLTQRQFHALEVYRELYRPMRVEYVMNMVLSGHRPGLIVIALHRSRRDFSEQDRLVLNLLRSHLVQAYANAEAVRVMRQEIGLLGQAIEARGQGMVFLTKDGRVQLIAGGARQWLMEYFGRPSQRADGLPAAVRSWLRHQEASLEVADEALLPRKPLIVKRAARNLIVRHLCEADRCVLLMEEVCQSRQPLSRELLGLTRREADVLLWVAQGKTNAEIGEILSLSSRTVQKHLEHIFKKFGVETRIAAAQILATGAPPKR
- a CDS encoding LuxR family two component transcriptional regulator, which produces MLSSTAASREAPHFLHKLLCGTLRAFKDDLRGNTKESNGKYLRVAASGFITAGLKAPGRPTCCTKGCGMERLTQQELQALLEFVRDCYAWRNREAFVTHLLKTLPTLVPADIISCTELSLSERQGRLRLIEPVDAATCEDPRIFEAHAGEQPLVAFYLRSGNGGAYKNSDFFTRRQFHRTALYNEFYRRVGMEHTAAIHLGPSPLIIGVTVHRALTDFSECGRLLLNLLRPHLVQAYANAEAVTRIQQDAALLRRVVTAQAQEIVILTPDGRVRVMTQQARTWLSRYFSEPARSAVYLPDTVERWRRRQDALLTGTSDAPALRIPMVVERDSAQLTIRHLCGADQCLLHLEERHTAAVPAPFGPSGLTRRESQVLRWVAQGKTNAEVGAILGLSSRTVQAHLRRIFEKLGVETRIAAVIVALGWHSGE
- a CDS encoding thioredoxin — encoded protein: MASDKIVQITDHDFDKQVIQGKGLILVDFWAEWCGPCRMVAPILDELAEEYGEQVTIAKLNVDENRESAARFGIRSIPTILVFKDGAQVEQIVGALPKSALKAKVQQHL
- a CDS encoding anthranilate synthase, whose amino-acid sequence is MAEMLRPSFDEFSRMAEDGNLIPVYREILADMETPVSAFRKIDRGDHAFLLESVEGGEKWGRYSFLGSNPAVIFRAKGATVELMTADGTRSHTVEKDLLEPLKAVLEQYRPVATDDLPRFYGGMVGFLAYDVVRQFERLPAMTKDDLDLPDAVFLLPDTLLIFDNVSHRIKVVANAFVPEADPRRLREVYDDAARKIDEVIQALRRPLHMDHRPHGDGEDLQLCSTMSRPDFIRAVERTQEYVRAGDIVQAVISQRLSVKTSADPFDIYRALRTINPSPYMYYLRLGDVRVVGSSPEVLVRLEEGRIDLRPIAGTRPRGRNDAEDLALERELLADPKERAEHIMLVDLGRNDVGRVAKVGSVAVSELMTIERYSHVMHIVSNVKGLLAEGYDAFDLLRACFPAGTVSGAPKIRAMEIIEELEPVRRGPYAGAVGYFGFSGNMDTCITIRTVIIADGVAHVQVGAGIVADSDPEREYEETMNKAKGMLKAIQMAESGALGIGWAG